TAATTCGAAATGTGTCGCATTGTCGCATTGGAGAccattttgacctgtaattggacattcgcgataacagttgtacagtgtcgacatctggtggcgacattcaatgtggggccataatttgggcctcgAAATCGATgtctacaaaaatgttcaattagatGTAAAAATGTTAAATGTCTCGCGTTACAGCCCTGTCCAATTAATTACATGTCGAATTAGATATAACTTACGGTATAAGTAATGTGTACTTACCTGAGTCATGTAAACTCaatgaagtatttttttcaattgcattttgcttgaaaaaaagttttcttctcACTTTTTTCCCCTcacactgtcaaatgtttctccgaTCAAAGGAACAAACGTTTTCGTGTCTCGGGTTTGTTTATTTACCTTTTCGGTCGAACCATAATCTCACTCAAGGAAGATTATCTTTCTACAGAAATCTTTGTGACCTTCTGTCCGTAGAACATCAACCAATGGGATAAATATCCCATGGTGTAGTGTGGCTGGTGTGGAAAGGCTTCCGGTGATAACTGGTCCATTGACTCCACTTGAAGTCAACTTAAAGGTAAGTGGGATTCAATTGAAAGGAAACGGACAAATGGCTGGTGAAACTACTTGATTTGGACTCGGAATAATTGAAGTTAACCGCTCAGGATTTGTAGGATGTTTACAACGATGAGTTTAGCAAGTTCAAGCCAGCTCCGTGCATAACTGAGGCCGACAAATGAATTATACTAAATCATTGAATCACAAGCTGGAAGAAGCACTGATCATACTAACGGAGCACAATTTGGGTGACGGAAGTTTATATGTACTAACTTAGGTCAAACATATAGCAGGTGAACCATTAGAACAATCTGCAAAACGTGCTGGTGATGAAACACTGTGAGTAACGCTTTGTGGAAACGCTCCTGTAAGGTTCCATAAATACAAATATCTGTCGACAGCACTCCAAGAAGCAGTTGAAactgaaatattattttcccGGTGCGTACTAAAACCTTCGGCGGAAATATCAGTTATTGTAAACTTTGAatgaaccaaggcgcctagaagtatatcctaaggtgggcccacttgctaaaaccacttttcagccatcttggaagtctactgtgttttgtttgtaaacaaaacagaatacgcttgtgcccaagctcgctcgtgatcagtctgtctctttcacgcttcaagcaaaaaacttcccttctgctttcttccgtactgttttcatataccactcccctaaccaacttagtgacgaaacggcctcacctagtaccatagacccgtttTGGAATGAACCTTATTATCAGAGTGTATCACAATTTTAGTTGTAATGATCTTAGTATAAATAAAACCCGCTTTTGCCGGTTGAGAATATCGTGTATATTTAAATCAATCGCTTCAAAGACTAACGTCTTCTTTATGTCAGATTCGTTCTGTTGTCTGGTGTGTAGTCTTTAATAATCATACCTAACTGCCACGATTTGATACGTTTTTTTTTGGCTAAATCGTTCATACAGTACATACTGCACACATATCAGTTCCTGCCAAAATGTTAGttgggcccttatgattttgcTATCATTAATTGATGATGAAACGTAGTTcgtttatttcgattatttttgcctttcataaaaatattttctttatgTAGTTGAATATTTTAATGAACGTAATATTTTTTCCGTCCTGATTATTGAATCTCTTTACATTTCTATTGGATTCgttttgacaaccaatttgattTTATCTGCATGACCCAGTTACTAACtatcatgaaaaataatgtgtaataaaatataagaaaatgaaaaaaataaaaaggtaTGATCGTTTCCAGCAaaaattaaatcgcataacaagcgtatatataacatcatatgccctaaaatttggttggcatataatgtgcctaactggcatatgcatgcaaaagtggaggctatatacatacatggcaaatgcttacagaatttgtttggatgaatatgcaactttgaccggctataatagcgattatgttgaaatgaattgcgatctaatgtgaatatattcatgaattgtcaaagcaacaaatacgacttttgccatactcatatacgatttattacagacatagaaaaaacaaatggcgcaaaatattttcgtgaaatgtttattatagtctCACGAattgccatttttatatatgagtattcatgtttgtaaaaataataattgtttgattgacttgtgttgggagtggaatatgaatgtttgaaatggcacagattgatgtttggtgaaaacttctccgatgtgggttcgaactccggtcgtcatccaccagctatctcgcgcggctatctgaaatttaattcaacagcggttaataccttcgagtgcatcagcatttcattgacatttcaatatgatgtaatatgttctttattaggatctaatatgatttactgtttcatgattttcttcagcatgcaacacgatttactgcagtactgaatcgTACTACGCtaatacgacacacaaactgcatcagcgtaatatacgcatatgatgcggattaaatatattttacgacaatgtacatcataaaattgatgttttgtaAACCGAATTGCGacataatttgataatggtatattaaatcgagtttttacattttatgcgatttcaaatatacacgatacatactttgattgatattatatgcgattatgatttattcggatttcttgtaagacttgacacgtgcaaaattatacaatttaatgtttgctgggttatcTCTGATGAGTGTTCCAAACAAACTTTTTTGAGTCGACATTGATCCAACACTGCACTAATAAACCGTAGTTCCGCGTGATATTTTCGCCTATCAATAGTAGAATGTACCAATGaatagtagggtagaaaatgactagaaaattgattatatttactaattattcctctcagtgcAATCATACAATCTACTTTCATTCATATATTTGTAACACCATATGGCAGAAATGGTGGTCTCGTGCTAGTGGTTAATGATTTGCCAGCCCTATGCAACGCGGGCTATGAACTGATGACAAATAAAGTCGTTATTTATTTACGTACACATATTCTCGCACCAGATCAAATGTAAAGTGCAGTTCGATTTCAGCATAGAAATATAAGTTAGATTCTAAGctctgacatttttttttaactagttGACAATGCAACATAACATGGAAAACAAAACGGATTATTTAAACCAAAAAATGCTGAAACCGTTGATGCCAGAAGATATGAGAAGTGAACTCATAGCAGCTTTGAAAACGCAAAACGTTCAACATAATCGATCAACATCTGTTAGaagtaaattgaataatttaaaatcgtATCTTCAATTACTAGTTTCCTCTTCCCTCTTCAAACAGATTTCAAGAAGTACGCAAGCAGTTATGGCCCGGCTACTTCAAACGAAGCAGACAAACGTGCCCAGCTCAGATTGCAAGCAATTCAGGAAATTCGAACTTCGGAAGTATCTTATCTCAAACAGTTGGATTTACTTATTAAGCATTTCGTGACGCCTCTCAAATCGAATGGACTTATGCAGGAGCGAGAACACAACAACATCTTTGGCCAACTCGAGACGATATACAACTTAAGTCAGGAACTCTTGAAAAAATTGGACGATGATCTGGACAATGTTGTGCGAGCTTTCATGAACCTCGgaccttttttcaaactttattCGGTATACGCTTTCGATTACCGAAACTCACTGTGTACACTGCAGACACTCATGCAAAAAAATTCTGCTCTGAGCAAGTTTATCACAAACACTGAATCTCATCCTGAGGTGCAAATGAAGCTGATCTCGTTGTTGATAACACCTATCCAGCGTATCCCACGCTATAGGCTGCTACTCCAGCAGGTACTGCTTTACACGAGTCCCTCGGATGCGTCCTACAAGCAGCTGCAGCAATCAATTCGTCTTGTCGAGCAGTCCGTTTCGCATATCAACTCCGTTGTCGAAGACTACGAAAACACGCAGAGGTTGATTGTGGTTCAAAACTGCCTCACAAACAAATCGTTGAAAATCGTGAAACCGGGGAGGAAAATCTTGAAGGAGGGCGTTCTGAAGAAGGTTAAAACTGATGGAACCACTTCCAAAAAGTATTGTATTCTCATGTCCGATATGTTTATCTACTGTCGGATGCTGAAGGATCAAGATCATATATTTATGGATAATGGACTTGAGTGTTGTTGTATCTTTCCCCTCAAGAAGTGCAAAGTCATGGAGTTGTTTAGGGGAAACTTCAAAATAGCTTGCAGTGGGGATGGGACTATCTTCAGTGCAGACACCGTGGAGCAAAGCCAGAGTTGGTTGCAAGCGGTTCGCGAGGCAGTGGAACTGCACGTTCAATGCAGGAAAACTCTCCGGAAACTTTCTAGTAACAGGAAACCAATGCGGTGAGTCTGAGTAGCTGTTTGACTtagtttgattttatttttaaactggTTCATTTTAGcaaaaaacacattcagcggtTGGAGGCTGAGGATGATCATCTCTGGTTGCTCCGACGCAAAATGGCAAGCCCTGCTAAATCGCCGAAGCGACGCAGCTTGTTGTGGCCATTCCACAATTTGGATTGTTTGAAAGCGAATCATTCCTTCCAAGATGAATCGATTGTAGGCAAAACGCACTACGAATCATCCGGTCTTCTCAATGGAAGAGCGTTACAACAAAATGAACCATTACCAAACAGAATAAATGATTCTCTCGTTATTACTCCATCGAACGGTAGTGGGACAAGTGGAAAAAAACACGTGCATTTTCAGTTGCCCGCCTCGTACTATAAACGTTAAATAGTATCTTAAATGACAAGTGTTTTTTTATCTGTCATATGTAATAaggctgtatttttttattgaatctcATTCGATTCTCGTAATATGTATaagttgtatgttttttttattttttaaataaattattctgcagattttcaaatggtaaCATTTTTATCAATCTGAACGATGGATGTTTTGAAGGTTTTGAATATATGTGTCATGCTACATGattgtctaccactgtatagaTCAGTTATACATAGGCCGCGGCCCGTGGGCCGCATTTGGCCCGGTGGCGCTACATTATTTTAAGCAAAGTTGTATTTGTAACAATAACTAAACTCTAGAAAGCATTatctattttttgacgtaggactacgtctatgaGATACTAGcaaacccggcaaacttcgtcccgcccaaaatttatttttcgttatcaca
The Toxorhynchites rutilus septentrionalis strain SRP chromosome 2, ASM2978413v1, whole genome shotgun sequence genome window above contains:
- the LOC129768809 gene encoding putative protein tag-52, with protein sequence MQHNMENKTDYLNQKMLKPLMPEDMRSELIAALKTQNVQHNRSTSVRNFKKYASSYGPATSNEADKRAQLRLQAIQEIRTSEVSYLKQLDLLIKHFVTPLKSNGLMQEREHNNIFGQLETIYNLSQELLKKLDDDLDNVVRAFMNLGPFFKLYSVYAFDYRNSLCTLQTLMQKNSALSKFITNTESHPEVQMKLISLLITPIQRIPRYRLLLQQVLLYTSPSDASYKQLQQSIRLVEQSVSHINSVVEDYENTQRLIVVQNCLTNKSLKIVKPGRKILKEGVLKKVKTDGTTSKKYCILMSDMFIYCRMLKDQDHIFMDNGLECCCIFPLKKCKVMELFRGNFKIACSGDGTIFSADTVEQSQSWLQAVREAVELHVQCRKTLRKLSSNRKPMRKKHIQRLEAEDDHLWLLRRKMASPAKSPKRRSLLWPFHNLDCLKANHSFQDESIVGKTHYESSGLLNGRALQQNEPLPNRINDSLVITPSNGSGTSGKKHVHFQLPASYYKR